A window from Leptothermofonsia sichuanensis E412 encodes these proteins:
- a CDS encoding CHASE2 domain-containing protein encodes MNRLLCKHAWRFLPGAVATIAIALLLHQGAFQPLEHIAYHHLFRARGAMPWDERLVVVAIDDVSLRQLGRYPLSRKYYTRLLNTLAAAESSVVVINLLWSEPSPEDTQLSQAIRSQGMVVLAQAWDKTGTPLVPVPELATDAIATGHVLKREDTDGLVRQVDLQIHGHPALSVAAVQSYSLVQTPVPLPDLDQPFWINWVSPGSQLRSYSLVDVIHGNVSAQNLRHKIVLVGVTAAGLDPLVTPFDRNPPTSSVYLHATLIQNLLQQNPLHPLQRSGLWVLLLLSAPALSWLMSAWNTRQQLVVIAGLCSGWALLALLLFQAHYWLPISPAIALFATTAVVVALSDRLREDYLLRRQIDHLWQHYRQDLIMNGVDTNHPLIPVQKQKLPQPKNALSRVAQLAALAEQLGRSHSAQTAIAQTLPIGLLAADLNGDVWFCNPVAARLLQVEVGSHLNDQRMANWLSPEQWQISLDRLKAGNPIKYGNLQQGDRWFDLILQPLTYPTFPSRRNSINQIDGFLLLLEDITDHQQAEAELQQAKEIAIREAARSEKANRAKSEFLANMSHELRTPLNVILGFTQVMNHAPSLSAEHQTHLDIINRSGQHLLGLINDVLEMSKIEAGRVRLNETRFDLYHLLDDLEIMLRVRANAKQLMLTFERAPDLPRYIITDESKLRQVLLNLIGNAIKFTETGRVTLRAQVERAEAEAWKNGKSADAPSALIYSPITLMFEIEDTGPGIASEELKDLFQPFAQASAGQQANEGTGLGLAISRKFIHLMGGDIMVCSAISQGSLFKFHIRVSQSPAADIAPPLNQARVISIAPDQPPWRILIVEDQWENSQFLVKLLVPLGFEVCEARNGQEGIALWERWRPHLILMDMRMPGMNGAEATQKIRAIEQARDAGKFQPHAIASSALAHSYPGSCPHSHTKILALTASVFEETQMTAAAIGCDDFLRKPIQESTLLAKLAEHLGVRYVYENADNPENDWKEPFPPPSTEHDLGILLAQMPPAWIRQLHQAAIKGSDRLIFQLIEQIPETSDPLAQSLINWIKNFQFDEIIHLTQPLVKSPS; translated from the coding sequence ATGAATAGGCTTCTATGCAAACACGCATGGCGGTTTCTGCCGGGTGCAGTCGCCACGATCGCGATCGCGTTGCTGCTGCATCAGGGTGCTTTTCAGCCATTAGAGCATATCGCTTATCATCACCTGTTTCGAGCACGGGGAGCGATGCCCTGGGATGAGCGGCTGGTGGTCGTGGCAATTGATGATGTCAGTCTCCGACAACTGGGGCGCTATCCCCTCTCCCGGAAATACTATACCCGGCTACTCAACACCCTGGCAGCCGCCGAGTCCAGCGTTGTTGTCATCAACTTACTGTGGTCAGAACCCAGTCCAGAGGACACTCAACTATCACAGGCAATCAGGAGTCAGGGAATGGTTGTCCTGGCACAGGCATGGGACAAAACCGGAACCCCCCTGGTGCCTGTTCCTGAGCTGGCCACAGATGCGATCGCCACCGGGCATGTCCTGAAGCGAGAAGATACCGATGGTTTAGTCCGGCAGGTTGATTTACAAATCCATGGACACCCCGCTTTGAGCGTGGCAGCCGTGCAATCCTATAGCCTGGTCCAGACCCCTGTCCCGCTGCCTGATTTAGATCAACCCTTCTGGATCAACTGGGTCAGCCCAGGCTCACAGTTACGCTCCTATTCCCTGGTTGATGTGATTCACGGCAACGTTTCTGCCCAGAACCTGCGCCACAAGATTGTGTTAGTGGGAGTAACGGCAGCCGGGCTAGATCCGCTGGTCACTCCATTTGATCGCAATCCCCCTACCAGTAGTGTTTATCTCCACGCCACCCTGATCCAAAATCTGTTACAGCAGAATCCCTTGCACCCCCTCCAGCGAAGCGGGCTATGGGTTCTGTTGCTGTTGAGCGCACCGGCTTTAAGCTGGCTGATGTCAGCCTGGAACACCCGCCAACAACTGGTTGTCATTGCTGGATTGTGTAGCGGTTGGGCATTACTGGCTCTGTTGTTGTTTCAGGCCCACTACTGGCTGCCAATCTCGCCTGCTATTGCCCTGTTTGCCACAACGGCGGTCGTTGTGGCGCTGAGCGATCGCCTGAGGGAAGACTACCTGTTACGCCGCCAGATTGACCATCTCTGGCAACACTACCGCCAGGACCTGATTATGAATGGGGTCGATACTAACCATCCGTTAATTCCCGTGCAGAAGCAGAAATTACCTCAACCTAAAAATGCTCTGTCACGGGTGGCTCAACTGGCGGCACTCGCGGAGCAGTTGGGGCGTTCCCATTCAGCCCAAACGGCGATCGCCCAAACCCTCCCGATCGGGTTGCTGGCAGCGGATCTGAATGGGGATGTCTGGTTTTGTAACCCGGTGGCTGCCCGTTTGCTTCAGGTAGAGGTGGGTAGCCATCTGAATGACCAGCGGATGGCTAACTGGCTCAGCCCAGAACAGTGGCAGATCAGTCTGGACCGCTTAAAAGCAGGAAACCCCATCAAATACGGGAATTTGCAGCAGGGCGATCGCTGGTTTGACCTCATACTGCAACCTTTAACCTATCCCACCTTCCCAAGTCGCAGAAACTCGATCAACCAGATAGACGGCTTTCTATTACTCCTTGAAGATATTACCGACCATCAACAGGCAGAAGCTGAACTACAACAGGCAAAAGAAATCGCCATTCGCGAAGCGGCTCGGAGTGAAAAAGCCAACCGGGCTAAAAGCGAATTTCTGGCAAATATGAGCCATGAGTTACGCACGCCTCTGAATGTCATTCTGGGCTTTACTCAAGTGATGAATCATGCCCCTTCCCTGAGTGCCGAACATCAAACCCATCTGGACATCATTAACCGTAGCGGACAACATTTGTTGGGGTTGATCAACGATGTCCTGGAAATGTCCAAAATCGAAGCAGGCAGGGTCCGGCTCAATGAAACTAGGTTTGACTTGTACCACCTGCTGGATGATCTGGAAATCATGCTGCGCGTCAGAGCCAATGCCAAGCAACTGATGCTCACCTTTGAGCGCGCCCCCGATCTACCCCGATATATCATTACGGATGAAAGCAAACTGCGCCAGGTTTTGCTGAACTTAATTGGCAATGCGATCAAATTTACAGAAACAGGCAGGGTAACGCTACGGGCACAGGTCGAGAGAGCCGAAGCAGAAGCATGGAAGAATGGGAAATCCGCTGATGCCCCATCTGCCCTCATCTATTCCCCTATCACCCTGATGTTTGAGATTGAAGACACTGGACCCGGCATTGCCTCAGAAGAACTCAAAGATTTGTTTCAACCCTTTGCCCAAGCCAGCGCCGGTCAGCAAGCCAATGAGGGAACGGGTTTAGGACTAGCAATTAGTCGGAAGTTCATTCATCTTATGGGAGGGGACATTATGGTGTGTAGTGCAATTTCCCAGGGAAGCCTGTTCAAATTTCATATCCGGGTTAGCCAGTCCCCAGCCGCAGACATAGCCCCTCCCCTAAACCAGGCACGGGTTATTAGCATTGCCCCTGACCAGCCCCCCTGGCGCATCTTGATCGTGGAAGACCAGTGGGAAAACAGCCAGTTTCTGGTGAAATTATTAGTTCCCCTTGGATTTGAGGTGTGTGAAGCAAGAAATGGGCAAGAAGGGATTGCACTTTGGGAAAGGTGGCGTCCACATCTGATTTTGATGGATATGCGAATGCCTGGGATGAATGGGGCAGAAGCGACCCAGAAGATTCGGGCGATCGAACAGGCCAGGGATGCTGGCAAATTCCAGCCCCATGCAATAGCCTCATCCGCTCTGGCCCACTCCTACCCTGGCTCCTGCCCTCACTCCCACACTAAAATCCTTGCGCTTACGGCCAGTGTTTTTGAGGAAACCCAAATGACAGCGGCTGCGATCGGCTGTGACGACTTCTTGCGCAAGCCGATTCAGGAAAGTACCCTGCTGGCTAAATTAGCCGAACATCTGGGGGTTCGCTATGTGTACGAAAACGCTGACAACCCGGAAAATGACTGGAAAGAGCCATTTCCCCCTCCATCTACAGAGCATGATTTAGGGATTCTCCTGGCTCAGATGCCACCCGCCTGGATCCGGCAACTGCATCAGGCGGCAATCAAGGGATCGGATAGGCTGATCTTCCAATTAATTGAGCAAATTCCTGAAACCTCTGATCCTCTGGCACAGTCACTGATTAACTGGATCAAGAATTTTCAGTTTGATGAAATTATCCATTTAACCCAGCCACTTGTGAAATCACCCTCCTGA